The Toxotes jaculatrix isolate fToxJac2 chromosome 14, fToxJac2.pri, whole genome shotgun sequence genome window below encodes:
- the dis3l2 gene encoding DIS3-like exonuclease 2: MDSPRQSKKANLKREPKRGQNQSSTPPQKDAYARLLSQHRSAKFSLYLEQYAKDLSRQREGNEPSTLLNAQSDRMNIPQRKRDQVPNDFSDSSDFSPSSLKSKGEDSSLSLYMEKLSSQNAQQDCDRKQGVRDRQRWGQRRDTTTSHDGDIESGEEFSSVTPNDSTKHQKQQKKNKDSNRDVVSKETKSFVGLPQSPKKASTSGQEQEKMKSKKKNLPKHPEEERSRERIGVDTLMSRPKSPHNIDKKPQQPRASSTISPADKSKNKGGRGSRKQVFESYMLSEEVSRGLKRGELIQGQLRINPKKFHEAFIPSPNDTRDIFLDGIVARNRALNGDIVVVQVLPQEQWKVVRSDTDCEGASESETQREHMAQKMQKKTEATPRPDVIVEDQYSDQDELNSKFQNTTITDTGGLLEDPSIPRSNGEIVQKTAKVVYIVEKKHSRAVTGFLKFLPDKPFAMFSPVDHRVPRINIPLADCPEDFSSRPGDYTNTLFICRITDWAADSNFAEGRLAKSLGQAGEIEPETEGILIEYDVDFSEFSDEVLDCLPKNLPWTIPPEEMKSRRDLRKECIFTIDPATARDLDDALSCKQLPDGNFEVGVHIADVSYFVEENNALDAIASQRATSVYLVQKVIPMLPRLLCEELCSLNPLTDRLTFSVIWKITPEGKILSEWFGRSVIRSCVKLSYDHAQSMIEAPEKMFSAEELPPVDPVHPIDEIHQAVLNLHSIAKNLRAQRFSGGALRLDQLKLSFTLDKESMMPQGCYVYQYRDSNKLVEEFMLLANIATAHHIYGKFPELALLRRHPPPKAKMVDELQELCDQLGIDIDLSSAGALHKSLNTTLGDDEYTSARKEVLTHMCSRPMQMALYFCSGALKEEQFFKHYALNVPLYTHFTSPIRRYADIIVHRLLASSLKCGPPLGLSTEEVSKQASRCNDKKTMSKRVQELSSELFFGVFVKECGPLDSEAMVMGVLDQSFDVLVLRYGVQKRIYCKSVAGLDSFHHRKVGKKSELTLVWTPEDSEKPPVEQVVSIFTLVDVQLKADSAPMKYSAVLKRPDDSGS, translated from the exons ATGGATTCTCCTCGGCAGTCGAAGAAGGCCAATCTGAAACGAGAGCCGAAGCGCGGCCAGAATCAGTCAAGCACTCCTCCTCAGAAAGATGCCTATGCCAGACTTCTCAGCCAGCACCGCAGCGCCAAGTTCAGTTTGTATCTGGAACAATATGCAAAGGACTTGTCACGTCAGAGGGAAGGAAATGAGCCCAGCACACTTCTGAACGCCCAGAGTGACAGGATGAACATACCACAGCGGAAAAGGGACCAAGTGCCTAATGATTTCTCTGATTCCAGTgacttctccccctcctccttgaAAAGTAAAGGTGAAGACAGTTCACTCTCTTTGTACATGGAGAAACTAAGCAGTCAAAATGCTCAGCAGGACTGTGACAGGAAGCAAGGTGTGCGTGACAGACAGCGATGGGGACAGAGAAGGGACACCACCACCAGCCATGACGGAGACATCGAATCTGGGGAGGAGTTCAGCTCTGTAACACCTAATGACTCGACCAAACaccagaagcagcagaagaaaaacaaggacTCAAATAGAGATGTTGTCTCAAAAGAGACCAAGTCTTTTGTTGGACTTCCCCAGTCTCCAAAGAAAGCCAGTACAAGTGGACAGGAGCAAGAGAAAATGAAGTCGAAGAAAAAGAATTTGCCAAAGCACccagaagaggagagaagcagggagAGGATTGGGGTTGACACTTTGATGTCAAGGCCCAAGTCTCCTCATAACATAGACAAAAAACCGCAGCAGCCCAGAG CTTCATCCACCATTTCTCCTGCTGATAAAAGTAAGAACAAAGGAGGCAGAGGATCAAGGAAACAAGTGTTTGAATCCTACATGTTGTCAGAGGAGGTTTCCAGAGGCCTTAAGAGAGGAGAGCTCATTCAG GGACAATTAAGAATCAACCCTAAGAAGTTCCATGAAGCTTTCATCCCATCTCCT AATGACACACGGGACATATTTCTGGATGGGATTGTAGCTCGCAACAGAGCTCTGAATGGAGACATTGTGGTGGTGCAAGTCCTACCTCAGGAGCAGTGGAAG GTTGTGAGGTCAGATACAGACTGTGAGGGTGCCAGTGAGTCAGAGACCCAGAGAGAGCACATGGCGCAAAAAAtgcagaagaagacagaggccACCCCGAGGCCTGATGTTATTGTGGAGGACCAGTATAGCGACCAGGATGAACTCAACAGCAAATTTCAGAATACCACGATCACCGACACAG GGGGACTTCTGGAAGACCCCTCAATCCCACGGTCCAATGGTGAAATAGTCCAAAAGACTGCTAAA GTGGTGTACATTGTTGAGAAAAAACACTCAAGAGCTGTGACAGGTTTCCTGAAGTTCCTACCAGACAAGCCCTTTGCCATGTTCTCCCCCGTGGACCACCGGGTGCCACGGATTAACATTCCCCTGGCCGACTGTCCCGAAGACTTCAGTTCCCGTCCAGGCGACTACACCAACACTCTATTCATCTGTCGCATCACCGACTGGGCAGCTGACAGCAACTTCGCAGAAGG CCGACTGGCAAAGAGCCTGGGTCAAGCTGGAGAAATCgagccagagacagagggcATCCTGATAGAGTACGATGTGGATTTTTCTGAGTTCTCAGATGAGGTGTTAGACTGCCTCCCCAAGAACCTGCCCTGGACCATCCCACCTGAGGAGatgaagagcaggagagacCTGAG GAAGGAGTGTATCTTCACGATTGACCCTGCGACAGCCAGAGACCTGGACGATGCCCTGTCCTGTAAACAGCTCCCAGATG GAAACTTTGAGGTGGGAGTCCACATTGCTGACGTGAGTTATTTTGTGGAGGAGAACAACGCTCTGGATGCCATCGCCAGCCAAAGAGCGACTAGTGTGTACCTTGTTCAGAAG GTGATCCCCATGTTACCCAGGCTGCTCTGTGAGGAGCTGTGCAGTCTCAACCCTCTCACCGACAGactcactttctctgtcatttggAAAATCACACCCGAGGGGAAG ATCCTGAGTGAGTGGTTTGGCCGCTCAGTGATCCGCTCCTGTGTGAAGTTGTCATACGACCACGCTCAGAGCATGATCGAGGCCCCTGAGAAGATGTTCTCAGCTGAGGAGCTGCCACCCGTGGACCCTGTTCACCCCATTGATGAGATCCACCAGGCTGTGCTCAACCTGCACTCTATTGCCAAGAACCTCAGAGCTCAGCGCTTCTCAGGCGGAGCCCTCAGACTAGACCAG ctgaaACTGTCTTTCACCCTGGACAAAGAGAGCATGATGCCTCAAGGCTGCTATGTTTACCAGTACAGAGACAGTAACAA GTTGGTGGAGGAGTTCATGCTGCTGGCCAACATTGCCACTGCCCACCACATCTACGGCAAATTCCCTGAGCTGGCCCTGCTCAGACGCCATCCTCCACCGAAAGCCAAGATGGTGGATGAGCTGCAGGAGCTGTGTGACCAGTTGGGCATCGACATTGACCTGTCCTCTGCAGGAGCATTGCAT AAGAGTCTTAATACCACTCTCGGAGATGATGAGTACACCAGTGCCAGAAAAGAAGTCCTCACCCACATGTGCTCCAGACCCATGCAG ATGGCATTGTACTTCTGCTCAGGTGCTCTGAAGGAGGAGCAGTTTTTTAAACACTACGCCCTCAACGTTCCTCTCTACACACACTTCACATCACCCATCAGGCGCTACGCTGACATCATTGTGCACCGGCTGCTGGCTTCGTCCCTGA AGTGTGGGCCTCCCTTAGGGCTGTCGACTGAAGAAGTGTCCAAACAGGCATCACGTTGCAATGACAAGAAGACGATGTCAAAGAGAGTCCAGGagctcagctctgagctcttcTTTGGAGTGTTTGTAAAG GAGTGTGGCCCCCTGGACTCTGAGGCCATGGTGATGGGGGTGTTGGATCAGTCCTTTGATGTGCTGGTTCTCCGCTATGGAGTGCAGAAACGGATCTACTGCAAG TCTGTCGCGGGC